The proteins below come from a single Drosophila suzukii chromosome X, CBGP_Dsuzu_IsoJpt1.0, whole genome shotgun sequence genomic window:
- the LOC139353424 gene encoding uncharacterized protein, which yields MAAAPTEACQMTRKNVRDLQQHLEALRTNAPGNRDETTRTHTRATVHLPKFAHSNPQLRFAQVERSFRLHQIIDDTDKFDLVTLHLEEDVVLAVEDLVIRPPNENKYVAIKNRLLQKFAESPESKLRRLLQGGGTSGLKPSEILANMRRLAPDPGSENIILTLFLAEMPASIRPTLTVWEETDLDKLAKIADKMLEAVNHNATFAISTNNSTAAAPPVCATSTEDPWKKINDNLRSLSQKFDVLQKDVKRICASREALLLPRSIWGKRSKVPPSMFPHLVVKLKELSPDTLVGGSTNITSEPTVQLAVPQEQRLHVTDRTSHIRFLVDSGSVVSVIPRTLVRQKTTLSDLTLYAANQTVIHTYGKYVTQLNLDLRRNCGGQS from the exons ATGGCAGCAGCGCCAACAGAAGCTTGCCAGATGACTAGAAAGAATG TCCGAGATCTGCAGCAGCATCTCGAGGCACTTCGGACAAATGCACCTGGCAACCGGGATGAGActactcgcacacacacacgtgcgACTGTCCACTTGCCAAAATTCGCACATAGCAACCCTCAACTACGGTTTGCGCAAGTGGAGCGGTCATTTCGATTGCACCAGATTATCGACGACACCGACAAGTTCGACCTTGTGACCCTTCACCTGGAGGAGGATGTAGTTTTGGCAGTGGAAGACTTAGTCATTCGACCACCCAACGAAAACAAGTACGTAGCAATTAAAAATCGTTTACTACAAAAATTTGCGGAATCTCCAGAGTCGAAACTGCGCCGACTTCTGCAGGGTGGAGGTACATCTGGTCTAAAACCATCTGAGATCCTGGCCAACATGCGACGACTAGCTCCGGACCCGGGCAGCGAGAACATCATTCTTACTCTTTTCCTGGCAGAGATGCCGGCGTCAATTCGCCCCACTCTTACAGTCTGGGAAGAGACGGACTTGGATAAGCTCGCTAAGATCGCAGACAAGATGCTCGAAGCGGTAAACCACAACGCCACTTTTGCGATCAGCACGAATAACTCGACTGCAGCGGCCCCACCTGTTTGCGCAACTTCCACCGAAGACCCCTGGAAAAAGATCAACGACAACTTGCGTTCGCTGTCACAGAAGTTTGACGTATTGCAAAAGGATGTCAAAC GTATCTGTGCCTCAAGAGAAGCTTTGCTTCTACCACGATCGATTTGGGGAAAACGCTCAAAAGTGCCGCCCTCCATGTTCCCGCACCTCGTCGTTAAACTAAAGGAGCTGTCGCCCGACACGCTGGTCGGCGGCAGCACGAATATAACCAGCGAGCCTACAGTTCAGCTAGCTGTTCCACAGGAGCAGCGCCTACACGTCACCGATCGCACATCTCACATCCGCTTCCTCGTTGATTCTGGATCTGTAGTTTCCGTCATACCACGAACGCTGGTTAGACAAAAAACTACTCTGAGCGATTTGACACTGTACGCAGCGAACCAGACAGTCATTCATACTTATGGAAAATACGTCACTCAGCTGAACTTGGATCTTCGCCGAAACTGTGGGGGCCAGTCGTAA
- the LOC118878610 gene encoding uncharacterized protein, protein MIAPGSVVPVVQTTETASRRSVGTQTNVLAMGPSKLKKMNALQIPPSQHLATHLMPAVNPQAEPLAASIMICKQPAACPPFVPDLNEKACQAVDDGTLDSADRVIIPNNGEQPIEYLKSLMTNRSENAEHWDRKRLETLLTLINDNPPPNWLLASQMWLEVDQLEERIEAYDQRELLNAKKPKMDEELANGQYGGQNGQQGEQQNKEVHHPSPKT, encoded by the coding sequence ATGATCGCACCGGGGAGCGTGGTACCGGTAGTGCAGACGACCGAGACCGCGTCCCGGCGTTCAGTTGGCACCCAAACGAATGTCCTGGCAATGGGTCCGTCGAAGCTCAAGAAGATGAATGCCTTACAGATACCGCCGTCCCAACATTTGGCCACGCACCTGATGCCGGCGGTCAATCCGCAGGCAGAACCGTTGGCCGCTTCCATCATGATATGTAAACAACCGGCGGCTTGCCCACCGTTTGTTCCCGATTTGAATGAGAAGGCCTGCCAGGCGGTGGACGACGGTACTCTGGATTCAGCCGACCGTGTGATCATCCCGAATAACGGCGAGCAACCGATTGAATATCTGAAGTCCCTGATGACCAATCGAAGCGAAAATGCCGAACACTGGGATCGTAAACGTCTGGAAACTCTGTTGACCCTAATCAACGACAATCCACCGCCGAATTGGCTTCTGGCATCCCAAATGTGGCTGGAGGTCGACCAACTGGAGGAGCGTATAGAGGCCTACGATCAGAGGGAACTGCTCAATGCTAAGAAACCTAAGATGGACGAGGAGCTGGCCAATGGTCAATACGGGGGGCAGAACGGGCAGCAGGGTGAGCAGCAGAACAAAGAGGTTCATCACCCTTCACCAAAGACTTAG
- the LOC139353445 gene encoding uncharacterized protein, translating to MHNSDVSSVLDITTSPRYSPTGCGIALRRNEDEEPRGRISTASNEPTSPDSPGMSSRNYDSDSTQPFVHPGQMSPIGDHSEEVYNEETALNLGRLPRLRVEDDIAPVTDSAHWWVTSWLRTQNHHSFAPGLLESCVEEFQSTEWTDSTSSDDSSVGGDGRFGMGGYRPPLADAVRAANAAWDIYESSGDRNAPNDAIPDRSDETLSSIGDTDHYDPVRSPTPRTPWSSGHLDWSVEMDQDTGRADSADDSSLEGDGLRVTTAVWENYLDTLFLLRSPSERSPYDAENDLVLASPDSPPLRIEDEIHNTVCSPLPQTPPTVTLAITPGRRISNPTTPRAVSSRAPVSPLFLAQGLRTSARLLPPTPGRTVPPAAHDMLHWRKPRTSTSETEDTQWGLQDLRVSPGAEEALSEDHWVVAPLAWRVDTHDRRLPPTLVQFVLQHERTRVRFFRHAGGHRFRITISGQRAVTISMCNQKE from the coding sequence ATGCATAACTCCGACGTGTCGTCGGTTCTGGACATTACCACGTCACCGCGATACAGCCCCACGGGGTGTGGCATAGCATTGCGTAGGAATGAAGACGAGGAACCCAGAGGAAGAATCTCGACAGCGAGCAACGAGCCCACAAGTCCCGATAGCCCGGGGATGAGTTCCCGAAATTACGATTCGGATTCAACCCAACCTTTCGTGCACCCGGGCCAGATGTCACCGATAGGAGACCACAGCGAGGAAGTGTACAACGAGGAAACCGCACTGAACTTAGGGCGACTGCCAAGGCTGAGGGTCGAAGACGACATCGCACCTGTAACCGACTCGGCTCACTGGTGGGTAACCTCCTGGCTGCGCACCCAAAACCACCACTCCTTCGCACCAGGACTCTTGGAGAGTTGCGTTGAGGAGTTTCAAAGCACCGAATGGACCGACTCGACATCGTCTGACGATTCCTCGGTTGGGGGCGATGGTCGCTTTGGCATGGGAGGATATCGACCACCCCTAGCCGACGCTGTCAGGGCAGCGAACGCTGCTTGGGACATCTACGAGAGCAGCGGCGATAGAAACGCTCCCAACGATGCCATTCCCGACCGGAGCGACGAAACGCTCTCCTCGATTGGTGATACGGATCATTACGACCCGGTTCGCAGTCCAACTCCGCGAACACCCTGGTCATCAGGACACTTGGATTGGTCTGTTGAGATGGATCAAGATACCGGAAGGGCCGACTCGGCCGACGATTCCTCGTTAGAAGGCGATGGTCTCAGGGTAACGACCGCGGTTTGGGAAAACTACTTGGATACTTTATTCTTGTTACGCTCCCCGTCCGAGAGGTCTCCCTACGATGCCGAAAACGACCTGGTCCTAGCGTCACCTGATTCCCCACCTCTCCGAATAGAAGATGAGATACACAACACGGTGTGCAGTCCTCTTCCGCAAACACCGCCAACAGTGACACTGGCAATAACCCCAGGTAGACGGATCTCAAACCCAACGACACCCAGGGCAGTGTCATCCAGGGCACCAGTCTCGCCACTTTTTCTGGCCCAAGGGTTGCGTACCTCCGCCCGATTACTCCCACCGACCCCAGGGCGTACAGTCCCACCGGCAGCCCACGACATGCTTCACTGGAGAAAGCCAAGAACAAGCACATCCGAGACCGAAGACACGCAATGGGGACTGCAAGATCTTCGGGTATCGCCCGGAGCAGAGGAGGCCTTGAGTGAGGACCACTGGGTCGTTGCCCCCCTAGCATGGCGAGTGGACACGCACGACCGCCGACTACCCCCGACTCTAGTCCAGTTCGTTCTTCAGCATGAACGCACACGGGTCCGTTTCTTTCGGCACGCGGGGGGTCACCGGTTCCGGATCACCATCTCGGGACAGCGAGCCGTCACAATTTCCATGTGCAACCAAAAAGAATAG